The Pyrus communis chromosome 9, drPyrComm1.1, whole genome shotgun sequence genome has a segment encoding these proteins:
- the LOC137744775 gene encoding calmodulin-7, protein MADQLTDDQISEFKEAFSLFDKDGDGCITTKELGTVMRSLGQNPTEAELQDMINEVDADGNGTIDFPEFLNLMARKMKDTDSEEELKEAFRVFDKDQNGFISAAELRHVMTNLGEKLTDEEVDEMIREADVDGDGQINYEEFVKVMMAK, encoded by the exons ATGGCGGATCAACTGACCGACGATCAGATCTCTGAGTTCAAGGAAGCCTTCAGTCTATTCGACAAGGATGGAGATG GCTGTATCACAACTAAGGAGCTTGGCACTGTCATGAGATCATTGGGGCAGAACCCGACTGAGGCAGAGCTCCAGGACATGATCAATGAAGTGGATGCTGATGGTAATGGGACCATTGACTTTCCTGAGTTCTTAAACCTCATGGCCAGGAAGATGAAGGACACCGACTCTGAGGAGGAGCTGAAAGAGGCTTTCAGAGTGTTTGACAAGGATCAGAATGGCTTCATTTCAGCTGCGGAGCTCCGCCATGTGATGACCAATCTTGGGGAGAAGCTCACAGATGAGGAAGTGGATGAGATGATCCGGGAGGCTGATGTTGATGGGGATGGGCAGATAAATTATGAGGAGTTTGTCAAGGTGATGATGGCTAAGTGA
- the LOC137744414 gene encoding uncharacterized protein produces MGAKVDHTVNNQSGPYIFKISGQVHHLMGSLLPPDGECPRFAQLYVYDTANEIGNRLNAVNCKETNMKLDQNIVKGLINMFNESNELVQVFRTIRDKFENNSLPSLKITILGRQLNDDKQYGQPICDEIAGLIVGDIGQFDSNRDIVIEFKDGELKRVTKLNPKFMSLQYPILFPYGEDGYRPDLKLNIPSNNRPCKRGRVTMRAFIAYQIQERESQVDTLLKGGRLFQQFLVDAYATLEDDRLDYIRKNQKKLRSEVYKGIYDAVSKGDHDADNIGKKVILPSSYTGSPRYMLNNYQDAMAICRQFGNPDLFITFTCNIKWPEIVREFDIKPGYKSEDRLDIISRVFKMKLDDMICYIKSGEPFGEVEAGEFKK; encoded by the coding sequence ATGGGAGCTAAAGTTGATCACACAGTTAACAATCAGTCAGGCCcttacatttttaaaattagtgGTCAAGTGCATCATTTAATGGGCTCTTTGTTACCCCCTGATGGTGAATGTCCAAGGTTTGCACAACTATATGTGTATGACACTGCTAATGAAATTGGAAATCGTCTCAATGCTGTTAATTGTAAGGAAACAAATATGAAGCTTGATCAAAATATTGTCAAAGGTTTGATCAACATGTTCAATGAATCAAATGAATTGGTTCAAGTGTTTCGAACAATTAGagataaatttgaaaacaattctcttccttctttgaAAATAACTATATTGGGTAGGCAATTAAATGATGATAAACAATATGGACAGCCTATATGTGATGAAATTGCTGGTTTAATAGTGGGTGATATTGGTCAATTTGACTCAAATAGAGATATTGTCATAGAGTTTAAAGATGGTGAACTAAAACGTGTGAcaaaattaaatccaaaatTTATGTCTTTACAATATCCCATTCTTTTTCCATATGGTGAAGATGGATACAGACCtgatttaaaattgaatattccCTCAAACAATCGCCCATGTAAAAGAGGAAGAGTGACTATGAGAGCATTTATAGCCTATCAAATTCAAGAAAGGGAGTCTCAAGTAGATACATTGTTAAAAGGAGGAAGactttttcaacaatttttggtGGATGCTTATGCAACACTTGAAGATGATCGATTGGATTACATtagaaaaaatcaaaaaaaattaCGAAGTGAGGTGTATAAAGGTATTTATGACGCTGTATCAAAAGGTGATCATGATGCTGATAACATAGGCAAAAAAGTAATATTACCTAGCTCATACACAGGAAGCCCTAGATATATGCTTAACAACTATCAAGATGCAATGGCTATTTGTAGACAATTTGGTAATCCTGATTTGTTCATAACATTCACTTGCAATATCAAATGGCCTGAAATTGTGagagaatttgatataaaaccTGGATACAAGTCAGAGGATAGACTAGATatcatttctagggtttttaaGATGAAACTTGATGATATGATTTGCTACATAAAATCAGGAGAACCTTTTGGAGAAGTTGAAGCAGGtgagtttaagaaataa